The window TGGAATGAAGAGAGTTTGCGTAGAAACTTCTTTAATGGCTGAAGCTGTAAGTCGTTGTGGTTTTTCTGCTCAGAAATAACATTGCTTGCCCGCACCCTGCCCGGTCGAGCCAGATTTTTTCATACTGGTGCCCTGATACAGATAAAAAGCGGCTTTAAAGTCACACCTGTCTACAGAGAGCTATCTTCACTTTCTTAGTCATAGCGAACTCGTTTGAACTGTTAAGCTTATAAACACTCCCCCTGGTGATTTTGTTCCGCCGTGATGCTATCAAAAGAGTAGTTTTTTGTCAATATTATTTGTAACGATTGTTATTACAAAATCTCAGCATTCAGCACCATACCTGCACAATAAGGATAAGGGAAAGGATAGCAGTTTACGATTTGGAATTTTTGTATATACCAAATCCCGGTGAAGGTATCCCCGGACAAAAAGCGCCGAGGACTTTACCCGCTCAATTTATCCCGGATTTTATCCGAAATCCAGTATGAGATGAGTATATTGTCGATGTTGTGAAACGTAAATATAACTCCAAGCTTATCTGTAGTCACTACTATTCTTGTTTTTGAGTTGAATTAAAGGGTACTTTACCTCCTCTGCAAGACTATCACACCTCAACCGTCAAGCCATCATAAGCCAGTTTAATGTCACTGGGTAATGTACCATTTATCAGATCGTAGTCTACTTCGTGGGCGATATGCGTAAACAGTGTCTTCTTTGGTTTCAGCTCTCTTGCGATATCAAGTGCCTGTTCAATATTGAAGTGCTTTTCATGGGGGCGTATCCTCAATGCATCAAGGATTAACAGATCAAGTCCTCTTAATTTATCCATAGAATCAGAAGGAATATGGCTTACATCTGTTACATAGGCTACATTATCAATTCTGTATCCAGTAACCATTTCCAGACCATGCATTACGTCAATGGGAATAATTTCCAAGTCGGAGATAGTAATTGATCCCTCTATGAATTCCAGGGTAAATTTCGGTTTACTCCCATTGGAAATTGTCTCTTCAAATGCATAAGAAAACATCTTCTCTATTTGATTTAATGTTTCTTGAGATCCATACACGGGAATCATTTTCTTCTGCCTGATGTTAAAGTGCCTCAAATCATCCAGCCCTAAAACATGGTCAGCGTGAGCGTGCGTCAATAACACGGCGTCTACTCTCTTTACCTTATTAATCAGACACTGAATACGTAATTCTGTCGCTGCATCTATCAGGATATTATGCTCTCTCCTTGATACCAGGATTGAAGAACGTGTCCTTGAATTTTTCGGATTGTC is drawn from Candidatus Scalindua sp. and contains these coding sequences:
- a CDS encoding MBL fold metallo-hydrolase, which gives rise to MKITFLGTGTSYGVPMIGCECSVCISDNPKNSRTRSSILVSRREHNILIDAATELRIQCLINKVKRVDAVLLTHAHADHVLGLDDLRHFNIRQKKMIPVYGSQETLNQIEKMFSYAFEETISNGSKPKFTLEFIEGSITISDLEIIPIDVMHGLEMVTGYRIDNVAYVTDVSHIPSDSMDKLRGLDLLILDALRIRPHEKHFNIEQALDIARELKPKKTLFTHIAHEVDYDLINGTLPSDIKLAYDGLTVEV